The following are encoded together in the Drosophila biarmipes strain raj3 chromosome 3L, RU_DBia_V1.1, whole genome shotgun sequence genome:
- the LOC108034861 gene encoding arginine-glutamic acid dipeptide repeats protein isoform X1: MAASTQGEIRVGPGHQVNDVYAKLPDYNPISSFPIDKETDERELEESRWSPGVVADGDLLMFLRAARSMAAFQGMCDGGLEDGCLAASRDDTTINALDVLHDSGYDPGKALQALVKCPVSKGIDKKWTEDETKKFIKGLRQFGKNFFRIHKDLLPHKDTPELVEFYYLWKKTPGANNNRPHRRRRQSALRRNRVTRANNSSSSNTPPKKEDTPEPQTATTATATATAASETASRSSPAVSKEENSSLTEDDASECDSDSSLTHKRDESPSRMRTRNKQQNNNSSTSSSNNAAGNGGGNATSISSGSTGGGAAGGNSSSKDQSANAVANGKRPKRGSETPDVAGGASVDSPKTPTKAVAESSTNKRKGGKQDTPNKKKRTEQEASEPSAQEENAVKEKRKRPDSPVESMNSDSRPDSVLDDGESNTTDTTTAEQQSTKDSKETVSCKEEREMITNDLEAKAEEKSIKAEALAEDSKDSAIKNMDEETNIQAPTSVDTSSVDGPNPNAVANPVAPPITMKVPTIATVEALNASVDRKEAIDKMESCDSEPEMLKKLATIKQEVSPQQQQQQQLLQQQSQQQMQQQLAPVGIQPPPACPPSESVFIKKEPMEDSMDATCNQNSNEPQDLKVKIEIKNEDALKHSAGGLPPTGPGAPPSALHPLSGAPVESGQEPLHLQHMPHGPLPTQPPPGYLIDGQLKYGPPGQGVPSQPPQLHSDSAGGASGAPPGAPTTPQKYPPEMEMKFTPQDLKYPPPPPLDALKYSQEMQAAAAAAAAAGKYDMKYMMEQGKYPVELSAAHQPPSKPGYQDSLKIPDVKPGFGHLPHNVGSQLDAAHKYGPPPTSQESQQQQQSQPPAHQVPPGATPPPGIAMPKPHYQHDVQTPPLGRPFEPSGLMLKYGDPLAAKYGPPQDLKYPMPPVSQAGPADGKAYGGENLIKSSPYGPPPESPIDASARSTPGQDSQGSNSNSQPPSMPPQPQQFQSPHPSPHMPSPAGGGLPPGMHPQNLIHGPPSGAAGGSGPQPPPPPTSLHQPTPTPPGPPSLQHGLHPGHPHSQLSAASSMPPSSIGIPPTLSTMAPSHMHPHLHPHAHLQGLHRPHDLPPSMHPHAPMPLSLQGHPQHGHGLPPSHAPQQQQQQQQPPVGQAGTVRTPSPAQQPPRSLHDPQSSREPPSSQPSTTMAGSSGPGGPPPQQSPHAHRTSPLPGLAGSGPPPPGLIGHPMAIHPHLAHLPPGHPAHAALAHPGHHLLSHLGPGGGPIALLAGPGGLGGIPESALSRRTPPSHLPHSHASSAPLTPHSVASMTSSSMSLTTSTVPSSAFSRASPSVQISSGGGGPSGPGSVGPGGLPNSSAAAAAAAAAAHRAASPASSVSSLSRQSPLHPVPQSPLSHHPSSSALSAAAAAVAERDRHALMRQQSPHMTPPPVSNASLMASPLSKMYAPQPGQRGLGTSPPPHLRPGASPPVIRHPQMPLPLPLIAPGGGIPQIGVHPGQSPYPHPLLHPSVFYSPHHHPFNSPYGYAPYGPGFPAYMKPPPQPGQLDPAAVMAAHHAGLQGPPPQQMRQDEQNAAAAAAAAAAEKQHQAAAAAAAQQHKAPQQQPPGGMPPNKPPTPKTPQGPGGGMPPGMGGPGTPTGLPPGAYPGSHMPGYPQGPPHGSPFAPQDGQPHGLKPTSHMDALRAHAHSANSAGMGGGHHPTEPLPIDIEPDPEPEIPSPTHNIPRGPSPEAKPDDTECHRSQSAIFVRHIDRGDYNSCTRTDLIFKPVADSKLARKREERDRKLAEKERERRQQQQQQQQQQQQQQAAAAQQAAQQAKMKAELKPPYADTPALRQLSEYARPHVAFSPVEQMVPYHHPMGPMYRERELEEIKNAQAAAASQSRLDPHWMEYYRRSISNHPHSGIHPSQFPLYANPAISQMERERLGIPPPHHVGLDPGEHMVRMIRLTREYHAHSHTHLHLPLHPQPQPPEAGFQLPPNVGQYPRPNMLIPREPHSDVLLRMSYADQLQYLQAAEFQRQSLHDQYFRQRPR; this comes from the exons ATGGCGGCCTCCACTCAAGGAGAAATTCGAGTGGGTCCCGGCCACCAGGTAAACGATGTCTAT GCAAAACTGCCCGATTATAATCCAATCTCAAGCTTCCCCATCGACAAGGAAACCGATGAACGTGAACTAGAGGAATCAAGATGGAGTCCAGGCGTTGTGGCCGATGGCGACTTGTTAATGTTCTTGCGTGCGGCTCGCTCCATGGCTGCATTTCAAGGAATGTGTGATGGCGGACTAGAAGACGGTTGTTTGGCTGCCAGTCGCGACGACACCACAATAAACGCACTCGACGTG CTCCACGATTCTGGCTACGATCCAGGCAAAGCTCTACAAGCGCTCGTAAAGTGCCCCGTATCGAAGGGCATCGACAAGAAGTGGACCGAAGACGAAACAAAGAAGTTCATCAAGGGTCTGCGTCAGTTTGGGAAGAACTTCTTCCGCATCCATAAGGACCTGCTGCCGCACAAGGACACACCGGAGCTGGTCGAGTTCTACTATCTGTGGAAGAAGACGCCCGGCGCGAACAACAACCGGCCGCACAGGCGGCGACGACAGAGCGCCCTGCGCCGCAACCGCGTCACGCGGGCCAACAAcagtagcagcagcaataCACCTCCCAAGAAGGAGGACACTCCAGAACCACAAACTGcgacgacggcgacggcgacggcaaCCGCGGCGTCCGAGACGGCGAGTCGCTCCTCGCCCGCTGTCTCCAAGGAGGAGAACAGCTCGCTCACCGAGGACGACGCCAGCGAGTGCGACAGTGATTCGAGTCTGACCCACAAAAGGGATGAATCACCCTCAAGGATGAGGACGCGAAATAAGCAacagaacaacaacagcagcaccagcagcagcaacaacgcgGCCGGCAACGGTGGCGGCAACGCCACATCCATAAGCAGCGGTTCAACCGGCGGCGGTGCCGCTGGCGGCAATAGCTCCTCCAAGGATCAGTCAGCCAACGCCGTGGCTAACGGCAAGAGGCCCAAGCGAGGCTCCGAAACACCGGACGTTGCCGGCGGAGCCTCGGTCGATAGTCCCAAGACGCCGACAAAGGCAGTGGCCGAGAGTTCGACCAACAAGCGGAAGGGTGGCAAACAGGATACGCCCAACAAAAAGAAGCGCACAGAGCAGGAGGCCAGCGAGCCTAGTGCCCAGGAGGAGAATGCCGTCAAGGAGAAGCGTAAGCGACCGGACAGTCCGGTGGAGAGCATGAACTCGGACAGCAGGCCAGACTCTGTGCTCGACGATGGCGAGTCGAATACGACGGACACCACGACCGCCGAGCAGCAGTCCACCAAGGACAGCAAGGAGACGGTCAGCTGCAAGGAGGAGCGCGAAATGATCACCAACGATCTGGAGGCCAAGGCCGAGGAGAAGTCCATAAAGGCAGAGGCTTTGGCAGAGGACAGTAAGGATAGCGCCATTAAGAACATGGACGAGGAGACGAACATCCAAGCGCCCACCAGCGTGGACACGAGTTCGGTGGACGGACCTAATCCTAATGCTGTGGCCAATCCCGTGGCTCCGCCGATTACAATGAAGGTGCCCACGATTGCCACTGTTGAAGCGCTGAATGCGTCCGTAGATCGCAAGGAGGCCATCGACAAAATGGAGTCGTGCGACAGCGAGCCAGAGATGCtcaagaagctggccaccatcAAGCAGGAGGTTtctccgcagcagcagcaacagcaacagctgctgcagcagcaatcgcagcagcagatgcagcagcaACTTGCTCCCGTTGGCATTCAGCCACCTCCAGCTTGCCCGCCCTCGGAGTCGGTCTTCATCAAGAAGGAGCCCATGGAGGACTCAATGGACGCCACCTGCAATCAGAACAGTAATGAGCCACAGGACTTGAAGGTGAAGATCGAGATCAAAAATGAGGATGCGCTGAAGCACAGTGCGGGAGGTCTGCCACCCACAGGTCCCGGTGCACCACCCTCAGCCCTCCATCCGCTCTCCGGAGCTCCGGTGGAAAGTGGTCAGGAGCCCCTGCACCTGCAGCATATGCCCCATGGACCGCTGCCGACCCAACCGCCTCCTGGCTACCTTATCGATGGCCAGCTTAAGTATGGACCTCCGGGACAAGGTGTGCCCTCACAGCCACCCCAACTGCATAGCGATTCGGCAGGAGGAGCTAGCGGAGCACCGCCTGGAGCGCCAACAACGCCCCAGAAGTATCCGCCCGAGATGGAGATGAAGTTCACTCCCCAGGATCTCAAGTAtccaccaccgccgcccctAGATGCACTCAAGTACAGTCAGGAGATGcaggcagcggcggcagcagctgctgctgctggcaaaTACGATATGAAGTACATGATGGAGCAGGGCAAGTACCCCGTGGAGTTGTCCGCTGCCCACCAGCCGCCAAGCAAGCCGGGCTATCAGGATTCGCTGAAGATACCTGATGTGAAGCCCGGTTTCGGTCACCTGCCGCACAATGTGGGCTCGCAGCTGGACGCTGCCCACAAATACGGACCGCCACCCACGTCCCAAGagtcccagcagcagcagcaatcccAACCGCCGGCACATCAGGTGCCGCCGGGAGCCACGCCGCCGCCTGGCATCGCTATGCCCAAGCCGCACTACCAGCACGATGTGCAGACACCACCGTTGGGACGGCCCTTCGAGCCCTCTGGTCTCATGCTCAAGTATGGCGATCCATTGGCGGCTAAATACGGTCCGCCGCAGGATCTCAAGTACCCGATGCCGCCGGTCTCCCAGGCAGGACCCGCGGACGGGAAAGCGTATGGCGGCGAGAATCTGATCAAGTCCTCGCCCTACGGACCTCCGCCGGAGAGTCCAATCGACGCCTCGGCGCGCTCAACGCCTGGTCAGGACAGCCagggcagcaacagcaattcCCAGCCCCCGTCAATGCCACCACAGCCGCAGCAGTTCCAGTCGCCGCATCCCTCGCCGCATATGCCTTCGCCAGCCGGTGGTGGCCTGCCGCCGGGAATGCATCCGCAAAATCTCATCCACGGCCCGCCATCAGGTGCAGCGGGAGGTAGTGGTCCTcagccgcctccgccgcccacGTCGTTGCACCAGCCGACGCCCACGCCTCCAGGACCTCCCAGCCTGCAGCATGGCTTGCATCCTGGTCACCCGCACTCGCAGCTGTCTGCGGCCTCGTCGATGCCGCCTAGCTCGATTGGAATTCCTCCCACGCTCTCGACAATGGCGCCCTCGCACATGCACCCTCACCTTCACCCACATGCACATCTGCAGGGTCTCCACCGGCCGCACGATCTGCCACCCAGCATGCATCCGCATGCTCCCATGCCGCTGTCGCTGCAGGGACATCCGCAACATGGTCACGGACTGCCGCCCTCGCATGCtcctcagcagcagcagcaacaacaacagccgcCTGTTGGCCAGGCTGGCACGGTGCGAACTCCATCACCTGCCCAGCAGCCGCCGAGATCCCTGCACGATCCGCAATCGTCTCGAGAGCCGCCCAGCTCGCAGCCCTCGACCACGATGGCGGGATCGAGTGGTCCCGGTGGACCACCGCCGCAGCAGTCACCGCACGCTCATCGCACATCACCGTTGCCTGGTCTCGCGGGCAGTGGTCCGCCACCCCCAGGACTCATCGGGCACCCGATGGCCATACACCCGCACCTGGCCCACCTGCCACCGGGTCACCCGGCCCACGCAGCGCTGGCTCATCCGGGTCACCATCTGCTGTCGCACTTGGGACCTGGCGGTGGACCCATAGCCTTGCTGGCCGGACCCGGTGGACTTGGAGGAATTCCAGAGTCCGCTCTAAGTCGCCGTACCCCGCCCTCTCACCTGCCACACTCGCACGCCTCCTCGGCTCCGCTGACGCCGCATTCGGTGGCCAGTATGACTTCTAGCAGTATGTCGCTGACCACCAGCACAGTGCCATCGTCCGCCTTTAGCCGCGCCAGTCCCAGCGTACAGATCTCGAGCGGTGGAGGAGGACCTTCGGGGCCAGGAAGCGTTGGTCCAGGAGGCTTGCCAAACTCctcggcagcggcggcggctgcagcggcggctgccCATAGAGCGGCCTCGCCAGCGTCTAGCGTAAGCAGCCTGAGTCGTCAGAGTCCGTTGCACCCGGTGCCACAGTCGCCGCTCAGCCATCATCCCTCGTCATCTGCGTTATCTGCCGCGGCAGCTGCTGTGGCGGAAAGGGATCGACATGCGCTGATGCGCCAGCAATCCCCACACATGACACCTCCACCGGTGTCCAATGCCTCGTTGATGGCTAGTCCTCTGAGCAAGATGTACGCTCCTCAACCGGGTCAGAGGGGTTTGGGGACGTCTCCACCGCCGCATTTGCGGCCAGGAGCCTCGCCACCGGTCATCCGTCACCCGCAGATGCCTCTGCCGTTGCCACTGATCGCGCCTGGCGGGGGTATCCCACAGATTGGAGTGCATCCGGGTCAGTCACCATATCCGCATCCGCTGCTGCATCCATCGGTCTTCTATTCGCCGCATCACCATCCCTTCAATTCGCCCTACGGCTATGCGCCCTATGGTCCTGGATTCCCGGCCTACATGAAGCCGCCGCCACAGCCCGGACAACTCGATCCGGCAGCAGTGATGGCCGCTCACCATGCTGGGCTGCAGGGACCGCCGCCCCAGCAGATGCGTCAGGATGAGCAGAATGCAGcggccgccgcagcagcagctgctgctgagAAGCAACACcaagccgcagcagcagcggcagctcaGCAGCACAAGGCGCCGCAGCAACAGCCGCCTGGCGGAATGCCACCAAACAAACCGCCGACGCCAAAGACGCCACAGGGTCCGGGCGGTGGAATGCCGCCGGGAATGGGTGGACCGGGAACCCCGACGGGACTACCGCCTGGTGCCTATCCTGGCAGCCACATGCCGGGATATCCCCAAGGACCGCCCCATGGATCGCCCTTTGCGCCCCAAGATGGTCAGCCTCACGGCCTGAAGCCCACATCGCACATGGACGCCCTGCGAGCGCACGCACACTCGGCCAATTCGGCGGGAATGGGCGGAGGACATCATCCCACGGAGCCAT TGCCCATTGATATTGAGCCGGATCCGGAGCCAGAGATACCCAGTCCCACGCACAACATACCACGTGGTCCCAGTCCCGAGGCGAAACCGGACGACACCGAGTGCCATCGCTCTCAGTCTGCCAT ATTTGTGCGCCACATCGATCGTGGAGATTACAACTCATGCACGCGAACGGATTTGATCTTCAAGCCGGTGGCCGACTCAAAGTTGGCCCGCAAGCGCGAAGAGCGCGACCGCAAGCTGGCCGAGAAGGAGCGAGAGCGGCGTCAG cagcagcaacaacagcaacagcagcagcaacaacagcaagcgGCAGCCGCTCAACAGGCGGCGCAGCAGGCCAAGATGAAGGCGGAGCTGAAGCCTCCGTATGCGGATACGCCAGCACTGCGCCAGCTGTCGGAGTACGCTCGTCCCCACGTCGCCTTCAG TCCTGTTGAGCAGATGGTGCCATATCATCATCCAATGGGCCCCATGTACAGAGAGAG GGAACTGGAGGAGATCAAGAACGCACAAGCTGCTGCGGCTAGTCAATCCCGGCTAGATCCGCACTGGATGGAGTACTATCGACG aTCCATTTCTAACCATCCCCACAGCGGCATCCACCCCTCGCAGTTCCCCCTGTATGCGAATCCGGCGATATCGCAGATGGAGAGGGAGCGTCTGGGAATCCCACCTCCGCACCATGTGGGGTTGGACCCGGGCGAGCACATGGTGCGTATG ATACGATtgacgagagaatatcatgcACACTCTCATACTCATTTACATTTGCCTTTGCATCCACAGCCGCAACCACCGGAGGCCGGTTTCCAACTGCCAC CGAATGTTGGCCAGTATCCGCGGCCAAATATGCTTATACCTAGGGAGCCGCACTCGGATGTCCTGCTGCGCATGTCCTATGCCGACCAACTACAG TATTTACAGGCCGCCGAGTTCCAGCGACAGTCCCTGCACGATCAGTACTTTAG ACAACGGCCCAGATAA